From Alphaproteobacteria bacterium, the proteins below share one genomic window:
- a CDS encoding class I SAM-dependent methyltransferase, with translation MACQICRAEDTAPFAEKDGCTLLCCRVCGFVFMHPPPDAETVGELYDDAYQGAAAGYFAKVEKKLRRARRQLRWLGRLAPSGRFLDAGCNGGFVAEAARQAGYAAFGVDPDPVSIAYAREHYRGIDFHQGTLEEYPASRPFDLVYCSEVIEHAPDVNRFAAALADLLRPGGVLYLTTPDISHWRRPRDVLAWDAFCPPAHCVYFSPGNLATLLARHGFEIVRRRPNLKPGIKLIARKR, from the coding sequence ATGGCTTGTCAGATCTGCCGCGCCGAGGATACCGCGCCCTTCGCCGAAAAGGACGGCTGCACGCTGCTCTGCTGCCGCGTTTGCGGTTTCGTTTTCATGCATCCGCCACCCGATGCCGAGACCGTGGGCGAGCTCTACGACGACGCCTACCAGGGCGCCGCGGCCGGCTACTTCGCCAAGGTCGAGAAGAAGCTCAGGCGCGCCCGGCGGCAGCTGCGCTGGCTCGGCCGTCTGGCGCCCTCGGGGCGTTTTCTCGACGCCGGCTGCAACGGCGGCTTCGTGGCCGAGGCGGCACGCCAGGCCGGATACGCAGCCTTTGGCGTCGATCCCGACCCGGTCTCCATCGCCTACGCCCGGGAACACTATCGGGGGATAGATTTTCACCAGGGCACCCTGGAGGAATACCCGGCAAGCCGGCCCTTCGACCTGGTCTACTGCTCGGAAGTGATCGAGCACGCGCCCGACGTCAACCGCTTCGCGGCGGCGCTGGCGGACCTGCTGCGCCCGGGTGGCGTGCTCTATCTCACCACCCCCGACATCTCGCACTGGCGCCGGCCGCGCGACGTGCTGGCCTGGGACGCTTTTTGTCCGCCGGCGCATTGCGTTTATTTCAGCCCTGGCAACCTGGCCACGTTGCTGGCGCGGCACGGCTTCGAGATCGTCAGGCGACGGCCGAACCTCAAGCCCGGCATCAAGCTGATTGCGCGGAAACGTTAA
- a CDS encoding O-acetyl-ADP-ribose deacetylase has protein sequence MPEAIEILEGDITALAVDAIVNAANNSLLGGGGVDGAIHAAAGPELKAECRTLGGCATGEAKITAGYRLRARHVIHTVGPIWSGGQAGEPELLRACYAASLQLAEAHGFGSIAFPSISTGAYGYPFEPASRIAIKAAQTHLDGDGGVRRIVFACFGGPAEATYRDLLAELRA, from the coding sequence ATGCCCGAAGCCATCGAGATCCTGGAAGGCGACATCACGGCGCTCGCCGTCGACGCCATCGTCAACGCCGCCAACAATTCGCTCTTGGGCGGCGGCGGTGTCGACGGCGCCATCCACGCCGCCGCCGGGCCCGAACTCAAGGCAGAGTGCCGAACCCTGGGCGGCTGCGCCACCGGCGAGGCCAAGATCACCGCCGGTTACCGCCTTCGCGCGCGCCACGTCATCCACACCGTGGGGCCGATTTGGAGCGGCGGCCAGGCGGGTGAGCCGGAGCTTTTGCGCGCCTGCTATGCCGCTTCGTTGCAACTGGCCGAAGCACACGGGTTTGGCTCCATCGCCTTTCCCTCGATCAGCACCGGCGCCTACGGCTATCCCTTCGAGCCGGCCAGCCGCATCGCCATCAAAGCCGCGCAGACCCACCTGGATGGCGATGGCGGCGTCCGGCGCATCGTCTTCGCCTGCTTCGGCGGCCCGGCCGAGGCCACCTACCGGGATCTGCTGGCCGAGTTGCGGGCCTGA